Below is a genomic region from Helicobacter ibis.
TTTTGTGGAGAGTTTTTAGTAGTTAGAAATTATGCCTTAGCTATGGTGTTTCTAACGCCTTATTCTACATATTTAGCAGAGGTGTCTAGCTTTATGAATTATGACCCTGATTTGATTATCAAATCTAGAGTGTTTGATATTGTAATTGGTAGCTTAATTGGATTGCTTGGAGGAGCATTTATGCATTGGAGTGCATTAAGAGGAGTGATAGATAAAGTAGCTAGAAGGATTGTTTTTAGATGGATTGGTAGAGATTAGGCAAGATTGGGAGAATCCCAAAGACTATTTTAGGATTCTAGGTAGTGTAATTCCAGTTTGTTCTTGATACTTGCCTTTTTTATCTTTATAGCTTACTTCGCAATCCTTATCTCCTTGTAAAAATAGAACTTGTGCAATTCCCTCATTTGCATATATTTTTGCAGGTAGTGGCGTTGTATTGCTTATTTCTATTGTTATATGTCCTTCAAATTCTGGTTCAAAAGGAGTGACATTTACGATTATCCCACATCTTGCATAGGTGCTTTTACCAAGGCAAATAGCCAAAATATTTCTAGGAATCTTAAAATATTCAATAGTCCTTGCTAGTGCAAATGAGTTTGGAGGGACAATACACACATCGCCTATGAAATCAACAACATTGGCAGAATCAAAGTTTTTAGGATCTACAACCATAGCATTTATGTTTGTAAAAATTTTAAATTCATTGCTTACTCTTATATCGTAGCCATAGCTTGATAGTCCATAGCTTACAACGCCTTTTCCTACTTGATTTTCACAAAATGGCTCTATCATCTTGTGTTTTAGTGCCATTTCTCTTATCCAGCTATCTTCTTTTAATCCCATAATTTGCCTTAAAGTTTTTTACTATCATTTTGTGCTATTATAGCAAAAGAATTACATGAAAAAGGCTAGTTATGGATTTCAAAGAAATAAAAGAGTTAATTAAAATTTTTGATTCAAGCTCTCTTAGTTCTCTTAGTATTACAAAAGAAGATTCTAAAATTAAGCTAGAAAAGGGTGGTAAAGTAGCTCCACAAGCAATAATCCCAGCAAGTGTAGCACAAGCTCCACAACCACAAGCGATACCAAGTGAAATAAAGTCTCCTAGTGCAGAATCTGCTCCCAAAACTATAAGTGGTGAGACTATAAACTCTCCTATGGTTGGAACATTTTATAGATGTCCTTCTCCAAATGCACCAGCTTATGTAAATGTAGGCGATAAGGTTAAAAAAGGTCAAACTTTAGCAATTATTGAAGCTATGAAAATTATGAATGAAATTGAAGCAGAGTTTGATTGTGTGATAAAAGAGATATTGCCAAGCGATGCACAACCTGTAGAATACAATATGCCATTATTTGTAGTGGAGAAAATCTAATGTCTTTAAAGCGAGAGATTAATACCATTTTGGTAGCTAATCGTGGTGAGATAGCATTGCGTGCTATAAGAACAATAAAAGAAATGGGAAAGAGAGCTATAGCGGTGTATTCTACTGCTGATAAAGATGTTCATTACCTAGATTTAGCCGATGCGAAGGTGTGTATTGGTGGCGATAAAAGCAGTGAATCTTATTTAAATATACCTGCAATTATTTCTGCAGCGGAGCTTTTTAACGCAGATGCAATCTTTCCGGGATATGGATTTTTGAGTGAGAATCAAAACTTTGTAGAAATTTGCAAACATCATAATATAGAGTTCATAGGTCCAAATTCTGATGTAATGGCGCTAATGAGTGATAAAAGTAAAGCAAAAGAAGTAATGAAAAATGCTGGAGTGCCTGTAATACCAGGAAGTGATGGTGCAGTATCATCAAAAGAAGAAGCCAAAAAAATAGCAAATGAAATGGGTTATCCTGTGATACTAAAAGCAGCAGCCGGTGGTGGTGGTAGAGGAATGAGGATTGTTGATAGTGAAGAAAATATGTTTAATGCATTCCTAGCAGCTGAAAGTGAGGCTATTAGTGCATTTGGTGATGGCACAATTTATATGGAGAAATTCATTGATAAGCCAAAGCACATAGAGGTTCAGATTCTAGCAGATAAGCATGGAAATGTCTTGCATGTGGGCGAGAGGGATTGTTCATTGCAACGAAGACATCAAAAGTTAATTGAAGAATCTCCTGCACCAACTTTGGAACCACAAACAAGAGAAAAACTTCTGCAAACTGCAATTACTGCAACTAAGGCTATAAAATATGTCGGTGCTGGAACTTACGAGTTTTTGCTAGATTCTAATCAAAATTTTTATTTTATGGAGATGAATACAAGGTTGCAAGTTGAGCACCCTGTAAGTGAGCTTGTAAGTGGGCTTGATATAATCGAGCTTATGATAAATATTGCAGAAGACAAAGAACTACCAAAGCAAGATGATATAAGATTTAATGGTTGTGCTATTGAATGCAGAATCACAGCAGAAGATCCTGTGAAATTCTATCCATCTGCTGGGAAAATAACAAAATGGATATCACCTGGTGGAAATAATGTAAGAATAGATACTCATGCTTATGCTGGATATAATGTGCCTATGTTCTATGATTCCATGATTGGTAAGCTTATCGTATGGGGCAAGAATCGCAATGAAGCAATATCAAGAATGAAAAGAGCATTAGATGAATTTTGCATAGAAGGCATAAAGACTACTATAGATTTTCATAAAGAAATGATGAAAAATGATGATTTTGTAAGAGGTGTGATACATACTAAATATTTGGAGCAAAAGTCATAAAAGTGGAATGAAAAATGCTTGATATTTGTAGTATAATATTTAACAAGGAAGTAAATTAAATTGAAAGGAGATATTATGAAAATTGGAAATACTGGTATAAATGAAAGTTTGGTATCTATAAATAAAGCCAAAGAAGAAGAAAAAGAGTCTATTAAAAAAATTGCATCTCCTAGACCAATAGAAGCTATTGATGGTGCTTCTTTAGCTATTGCTAATGAGTTATTAGCACAAGCAAATTCTATGTCTCAAGGTATTAGAAATGCAAATGATGCACTAGGTGTGCTACAAATTGCTGATGGTGCATTATCAGAAATTTCTAATTCTGCTATTAGAATGAACGAGCTTTCAGTTGCTTTGGGGAATCCTGCGTTAAATAGTGATCAAAGAGCAATGATTGAGAGCGAATCTCAAGCATTAACACAATCAATGAATGATTCTATCTCTCAAGCTACATTTAATGGAAAGAATGTTTTTGGTGGTCAAATGAGCTTCATGCTTGGTAGTGGTCCTATAGACTTTAGTTTGCAATCACCAAATACTTCTAGTTTGCAAGTTACAAACCAACAAAGCATTTTGGACTTTATAAGTAATGTCAGCTCAAAAAGAGGCGATATTGGTGCTGTTATGAATCGTATTGAATCTACAATTAATAGCGATATGAATACGGTTGTTAATCTAAGATCTGCTGAAAGCAATTTGCAAGACAATGATATTGCTGAAAATTACAATGAGCTAAACACTGCTAAATTAAAAGAAAATGCTTCATTGTATGTAGCTTCATTTAATGCACAATATCTTCAAAATAAATTCAATTCCCTATTAGGTTAATTTCATAGCCCTTTTTGGGCTATTTGCGAGTGTTGTTATGTTTTTTAGTAAGTATTCTGCTAGTGGCAATGACTTTATAATTACCCATTTATTTAAACACAATGTTATTCCATATTCTAAATTAGCACAAAAGATTTGCAATAGGCATGAAGGAATCGGTGCTGATGGACTTATTGTTCTAAAACCGCATGATAGCTATGATTATGAGTGGGAATTTTATAATCAAGATGGTAGCGTGGCTAGTATGTGTGGTAATGGTAGTAGAGCTGCTGGTGCATATGCTGTAAGTATGAATCTTACAGATAAGAATCATAGATTCTTAAGTGGTGCTGGTGTCATCAACATTAGAGTAGATAATAATATGGTCGAAAGTGAGCTTGGAATTGCCAATATCATAGATAAGAATATATTAGAGGCTAACTCATCTTGGTGGCTTATAGATACAGGCGTTCCGCATTTAGTAACTTTTGGAGATGACATTTTTGAGTTAGATTCGTCAGTAATGTCAGAATTAAGACACAAATACAATGCTAATGTAAATGTAGCAAAAATTGAGTGTAAGTATATTTCAATACGCACATTTGAGCGTGGAGTAGAGGGTGAAACTCTAGCTTGTGGGACTGGTATGGCTGCTATGTTTTATAGACTTTTATTAGAAGGTTGTGCAATGAATATGCAAGCCTTTAAACCGGCAAGTAAAGAGCTAGTTTATCTAAGAGAGGATAATAAAAGTTTATTTTTAAAAGGTGAGGTTAGAAAAGTTTGTGATTTTAGTTATGAAATTTGATTGTGAATCTACCTTTATTTAATATTATTTCGTATTTTTCTCTTGTTTGTAAGTCTATTAAAAAGCATTCATCGCCATTTTCTAAATCGTATCTTTCATCAGGGTAGAGGGATAGTCGCCTCTCTACTTCCTCTATATCTTCGCATAATGCACTAAAACCAAACATTGTTAGCTTATATTGGAATTCTTCCATTAAAGATTCTTTTTTCTAGCTACACCGCTATTTATCGCAGATTGTGCAACTGCATTTGATACATACTCTTTTAGTCTTGTGTCAAATGGAGAAGGTATTATGTATTCCTTGCCAAATTCAAATTTTCTATTATGAATCTTTTCTAGCTCTTCTTTTAGGTCTTGTGGTATTTCTTTTTGTGCAAGTTCAGCTAATGCATTAGCAGCAACCATTTTCATTTCTTCATTTATGCTTCTTGCTTGAACCATTAATGCACCTTTGAAGATATATGGGAATCCTAATACATTATTGATTTGGTTTGGATAATCGCTTCTACCTGTTGCAATTATGGCATCTGGTCTTGCTTGTCTTGCTAGTAGCGGATCTATTTCTGGATCTGGATTGCTCATCACAAAAATCATAGGATTTTCATTCATATTTTCTATATCCGTAGCCTTAAGGATATTAGCCCTTGATAGCCCAAGTAACACATCAGCACCATCTAATGCTTCTTTGTAGCTATTTATTTCTCTATCTGTGGCGAATTCTTTTTTTGCACTATTTAGGTCTTTTCTATTTGTTGTTATAGCACCTTTGCTATCAAACATTATAATCTCTTTTGCCCCTAGTTGTTTTG
It encodes:
- the dcd gene encoding dCTP deaminase; the protein is MGLKEDSWIREMALKHKMIEPFCENQVGKGVVSYGLSSYGYDIRVSNEFKIFTNINAMVVDPKNFDSANVVDFIGDVCIVPPNSFALARTIEYFKIPRNILAICLGKSTYARCGIIVNVTPFEPEFEGHITIEISNTTPLPAKIYANEGIAQVLFLQGDKDCEVSYKDKKGKYQEQTGITLPRILK
- the accB gene encoding acetyl-CoA carboxylase biotin carboxyl carrier protein; this translates as MDFKEIKELIKIFDSSSLSSLSITKEDSKIKLEKGGKVAPQAIIPASVAQAPQPQAIPSEIKSPSAESAPKTISGETINSPMVGTFYRCPSPNAPAYVNVGDKVKKGQTLAIIEAMKIMNEIEAEFDCVIKEILPSDAQPVEYNMPLFVVEKI
- a CDS encoding acetyl-CoA carboxylase biotin carboxylase subunit, which gives rise to MSLKREINTILVANRGEIALRAIRTIKEMGKRAIAVYSTADKDVHYLDLADAKVCIGGDKSSESYLNIPAIISAAELFNADAIFPGYGFLSENQNFVEICKHHNIEFIGPNSDVMALMSDKSKAKEVMKNAGVPVIPGSDGAVSSKEEAKKIANEMGYPVILKAAAGGGGRGMRIVDSEENMFNAFLAAESEAISAFGDGTIYMEKFIDKPKHIEVQILADKHGNVLHVGERDCSLQRRHQKLIEESPAPTLEPQTREKLLQTAITATKAIKYVGAGTYEFLLDSNQNFYFMEMNTRLQVEHPVSELVSGLDIIELMINIAEDKELPKQDDIRFNGCAIECRITAEDPVKFYPSAGKITKWISPGGNNVRIDTHAYAGYNVPMFYDSMIGKLIVWGKNRNEAISRMKRALDEFCIEGIKTTIDFHKEMMKNDDFVRGVIHTKYLEQKS
- a CDS encoding flagellin codes for the protein MKIGNTGINESLVSINKAKEEEKESIKKIASPRPIEAIDGASLAIANELLAQANSMSQGIRNANDALGVLQIADGALSEISNSAIRMNELSVALGNPALNSDQRAMIESESQALTQSMNDSISQATFNGKNVFGGQMSFMLGSGPIDFSLQSPNTSSLQVTNQQSILDFISNVSSKRGDIGAVMNRIESTINSDMNTVVNLRSAESNLQDNDIAENYNELNTAKLKENASLYVASFNAQYLQNKFNSLLG
- the dapF gene encoding diaminopimelate epimerase, yielding MFFSKYSASGNDFIITHLFKHNVIPYSKLAQKICNRHEGIGADGLIVLKPHDSYDYEWEFYNQDGSVASMCGNGSRAAGAYAVSMNLTDKNHRFLSGAGVINIRVDNNMVESELGIANIIDKNILEANSSWWLIDTGVPHLVTFGDDIFELDSSVMSELRHKYNANVNVAKIECKYISIRTFERGVEGETLACGTGMAAMFYRLLLEGCAMNMQAFKPASKELVYLREDNKSLFLKGEVRKVCDFSYEI
- a CDS encoding malic enzyme-like NAD(P)-binding protein, which gives rise to MKDLEKLNKDALIYHQGGKVAISPKTKLDNENDLSLAYSPGVAAPCKEIQKNPQLAYDYTSKGNLVAVISNGTAVLGLGDIGALAGKPVMEGKAVLFKKFADIDAFDIEVDETDPDKFIDIIRAIAPTFGGINLEDIKAPECFYIEKKLKEILNIPIMHDDQHGTAIISTAGIINGAKIANKSIESLKIVVIGAGGAAIACAKMAKQLGAKEIIMFDSKGAITTNRKDLNSAKKEFATDREINSYKEALDGADVLLGLSRANILKATDIENMNENPMIFVMSNPDPEIDPLLARQARPDAIIATGRSDYPNQINNVLGFPYIFKGALMVQARSINEEMKMVAANALAELAQKEIPQDLKEELEKIHNRKFEFGKEYIIPSPFDTRLKEYVSNAVAQSAINSGVARKKNL